Proteins found in one Helicobacter colisuis genomic segment:
- a CDS encoding type I restriction endonuclease subunit R → MPNYQEKDLESFIGTYLLENNGYIKRVSQNYDKDLCLDKELFIEFLESTQAEALDELKKRLGESYKNEILKHIASKIREQGIVKSLQNGIELRGIKLNLAYRKPSNTLNSNSVENYNKNTLSVIRQLYYSRENQNSIDMVIFLNGIPLITIELKNPFTEQNVYNAIEQYKKDRDPRERFLQNCIVHFALDSDLAFMTTKLEREKTRFLPFNRGLNNGSGEIGLSCGAGNPPSNGVKTAYLWERILKKDTLLTLIFDFVKMIKDKEQEKIIFPRYHQFDVVEKLLNNVKVNGVGKCYLIEHSAGSGKSNSISWLAHNLISLHDKDSKLIFDSIIVVTDRKVLDKQIRDNVKSFESVSGVVEAITHGSKQLKEALEEGKKIIITTIQKFPYILDEVSSLKAKHFAIIIDEAHSSQSGISAQKMGEAIRDRSSDENEQDSEDKITEIIKNKKLQKNASYFAFTATPKPKTLEMFGMPCEVNGEKKFIPFHLYSMKQAIEEGFILDVLKGYTTYKSYYKILSSIEDNPLYDKKKANKKLKAYVENHRDSIDKKVEIMIEHFFVHSYKKIGARAKAMVVTKSRENALNYYFSFREYLKNHYPQFKAIVAFSGELNIDDGTYSESRLNGFSENMLKDEFKKDEYKFLIVAEKYQTGFDEPLLHTMYVDKALSGISAVQTLSRLNRVCANKEDTCVLDFVNTHEKIAQSFSAFYEQTYLAQESNIERIYELKSNLLEYEVYAQDEIDIFVESILRREKENIIHSQLDRMIDRFNQKSDDEKIEFYSKVKNYLKDYAFLAQILPYEDTNLEKHYILLKKLIAKINPPRSEDLAKGILDNVSFDSYRVQLVKSENIILEGQGELLPSNADGSSKTQEAELQELSSIIKEFNEKYGNIEWGESDKVAQELIQVKNELSQNEKLKEIAHNTDKQNMQIKFKEILSEKFQDVAERNLVLFQQFNDNKDFKERITNKIFEIIYSEINGASLDSVY, encoded by the coding sequence ATGCCTAACTACCAAGAAAAAGATTTAGAAAGTTTTATAGGAACTTATCTATTAGAAAATAATGGCTATATAAAAAGAGTGAGCCAAAACTATGATAAAGATTTATGCCTTGATAAAGAGTTGTTTATAGAGTTTTTGGAATCTACACAGGCTGAGGCATTAGATGAGCTTAAAAAGCGTTTGGGAGAGAGTTATAAAAATGAGATTCTAAAGCACATTGCTTCTAAAATCAGAGAACAAGGCATTGTTAAGTCTTTGCAAAATGGCATAGAATTGCGTGGAATCAAGTTAAATCTAGCTTACAGAAAACCAAGTAATACCTTAAATAGTAATAGTGTAGAAAATTACAATAAAAACACTCTTTCAGTCATTCGCCAACTTTACTATAGCAGGGAAAATCAAAACTCCATAGATATGGTAATTTTTCTCAATGGAATCCCGTTGATCACTATCGAGCTAAAAAACCCCTTTACGGAGCAAAATGTCTATAATGCAATAGAGCAATATAAAAAAGATAGAGATCCAAGAGAAAGATTTTTGCAAAATTGTATTGTGCATTTTGCACTAGATTCTGATCTTGCTTTTATGACAACCAAGCTAGAGAGAGAAAAGACAAGATTCTTACCTTTTAATCGTGGATTAAATAATGGTAGCGGTGAGATAGGGCTTAGTTGCGGTGCAGGAAATCCACCAAGCAATGGTGTGAAAACCGCTTATCTCTGGGAAAGAATACTCAAAAAAGATACTCTACTTACACTTATTTTTGATTTTGTGAAAATGATCAAAGACAAAGAGCAAGAAAAAATCATTTTTCCACGCTATCATCAATTTGATGTAGTAGAAAAGCTTTTAAATAATGTGAAAGTTAATGGTGTAGGAAAATGCTATTTGATAGAACATAGTGCAGGAAGTGGCAAGAGCAACTCTATTTCATGGCTTGCACATAATCTTATAAGTTTGCATGATAAGGATTCAAAACTCATCTTTGATAGCATTATTGTTGTGACAGATAGAAAGGTATTAGATAAACAGATTAGAGACAATGTCAAAAGCTTTGAGAGCGTTAGCGGCGTGGTAGAAGCTATTACGCACGGAAGTAAGCAACTAAAAGAAGCTTTAGAAGAAGGCAAAAAGATTATTATCACAACCATTCAAAAATTCCCCTATATCTTAGATGAGGTTTCAAGTCTTAAGGCAAAACATTTTGCAATTATTATTGATGAAGCACATTCTAGTCAAAGCGGTATAAGTGCGCAAAAAATGGGAGAAGCTATTAGAGATAGAAGTAGTGATGAAAATGAGCAAGATTCAGAAGATAAAATAACAGAAATTATAAAAAATAAAAAATTGCAAAAAAATGCCTCTTATTTTGCCTTTACTGCTACGCCTAAGCCAAAAACGCTAGAAATGTTTGGAATGCCTTGTGAGGTGAATGGGGAAAAGAAATTTATTCCTTTTCATCTCTATTCCATGAAACAAGCAATAGAAGAAGGATTTATTCTTGATGTATTAAAAGGTTATACGACCTATAAGAGTTATTACAAAATTCTTTCTTCTATTGAAGACAATCCGCTCTATGACAAGAAAAAAGCCAACAAAAAGCTAAAAGCCTATGTAGAAAATCATAGAGATTCTATTGATAAAAAAGTTGAAATAATGATTGAGCATTTTTTTGTCCATAGTTACAAAAAAATAGGAGCTAGAGCAAAGGCTATGGTAGTAACTAAAAGCAGAGAAAATGCACTTAATTATTATTTCTCTTTTAGGGAATACTTAAAAAACCATTATCCACAATTCAAGGCAATTGTCGCATTTTCAGGCGAGTTGAATATCGATGATGGGACTTACAGCGAAAGTAGGCTAAATGGATTTAGTGAAAATATGTTAAAAGATGAATTCAAAAAAGATGAGTATAAATTCTTAATCGTAGCAGAAAAGTATCAAACTGGGTTTGATGAGCCATTATTACATACGATGTATGTAGATAAAGCTTTAAGCGGTATAAGTGCGGTGCAAACGCTATCGCGATTAAATAGAGTGTGTGCAAATAAGGAGGATACTTGTGTGCTAGATTTTGTAAATACACATGAAAAAATCGCACAATCTTTTAGCGCATTCTATGAGCAAACTTATCTAGCTCAAGAAAGCAATATTGAGAGAATCTATGAACTTAAAAGCAATCTTTTGGAGTATGAAGTTTATGCACAAGATGAGATAGATATCTTTGTAGAATCTATTCTAAGGCGAGAAAAAGAAAATATTATTCATAGTCAACTTGATAGAATGATAGATCGGTTTAATCAAAAAAGCGATGATGAAAAAATAGAGTTTTATAGTAAGGTAAAAAATTATTTGAAAGATTATGCATTCTTAGCACAAATTTTACCCTATGAAGATACCAATCTAGAAAAACACTATATTTTACTTAAAAAACTTATAGCAAAAATAAATCCACCGAGATCAGAGGATTTGGCAAAGGGGATTTTGGATAATGTAAGTTTTGATAGCTATCGTGTGCAGCTTGTGAAAAGTGAAAATATAATTTTGGAAGGACAAGGAGAACTGCTGCCTTCAAATGCAGATGGCTCTAGCAAAACTCAAGAAGCAGAGTTACAAGAACTCTCCAGTATCATTAAAGAGTTTAATGAAAAATATGGAAACATAGAATGGGGAGAAAGTGATAAGGTAGCTCAAGAGCTCATACAAGTCAAAAATGAACTAAGCCAAAATGAGAAACTCAAAGAAATTGCACATAACACTGATAAGCAAAATATGCAAATAAAGTTTAAGGAAATACTTTCTGAAAAATTTCAAGATGTCGCAGAAAGAAACCTTGTCTTGTTTCAACAATTTAATGATAATAAAGATTTTAAGGAGAGAATCACAAATAAAATATTTGAAATTATATACTCTGAAATAAATGGGGCATCGCTAGATTCTGTATATTAG
- a CDS encoding restriction endonuclease subunit S, whose product MRAFKDSGIEWLGEIPEHWEIKPLKAILNQRNEQNNNLELKTILSLVKDIGVIPYEEKGNIGNKSKDDLQGYKIARINDLVLNKMNAVIGSLGVSAYNGLVSPIYLVFYINNPNYLMGYYSYLFQIKSVQKFLRTFAYGIMEIRESIDYLDFKKMFLPTPPLEEQKRIADFLDSKCAQIDNFCEKKQKLITLLNEKKQSLINECVTKGLDTNVTFKDSGIEYLGEIPNHWEIKKLKMLFFLGNGLNITKADFIPCGIPCVNYGEIHSKYPCRLDLSIHRLPFVSKTHLANKPQSLLQKGDFVFADTSEDIEGSGNFTSIQSNTPIFAGYHTITLKPKNYKINSLYFSFLFDSVFTRNQIRKGVSGVKVFSITKSILKEAQCLIPPLKEQEQIAQFLDSKISKIDKIIEKTKKQIKLIKEYKNTLINQAICGRINL is encoded by the coding sequence ATGAGGGCTTTTAAAGATAGTGGTATAGAATGGCTTGGGGAGATTCCAGAGCATTGGGAGATTAAGCCTCTTAAAGCAATTTTAAATCAAAGAAACGAGCAAAATAATAATTTAGAGTTAAAAACAATTCTTTCTCTAGTTAAAGATATTGGAGTAATTCCCTATGAAGAAAAAGGAAATATAGGCAATAAATCAAAAGATGATTTGCAAGGCTACAAGATTGCAAGGATTAATGATTTGGTATTAAATAAAATGAATGCCGTGATTGGTTCTTTGGGGGTTTCTGCATATAATGGTTTGGTTAGTCCTATTTATTTAGTTTTTTATATTAATAATCCAAATTATTTGATGGGTTATTACTCTTACTTGTTTCAGATAAAATCTGTGCAGAAATTTTTAAGAACATTTGCCTATGGTATTATGGAGATTAGAGAAAGTATAGACTATTTAGACTTTAAAAAAATGTTTTTACCTACTCCACCACTAGAAGAGCAAAAAAGGATAGCAGATTTTTTAGATTCTAAATGTGCACAGATAGATAACTTTTGTGAGAAAAAGCAAAAGCTCATCACGCTTCTAAATGAGAAAAAGCAATCCCTTATTAATGAATGCGTTACCAAAGGACTTGATACAAATGTAACTTTCAAAGATAGTGGCATAGAATATTTGGGAGAGATTCCAAATCATTGGGAGATTAAAAAATTAAAAATGCTTTTTTTTCTTGGCAATGGATTGAACATAACTAAAGCGGATTTTATTCCCTGTGGCATACCTTGCGTTAATTATGGTGAGATTCACTCTAAATACCCATGTCGCCTTGATTTATCTATCCATAGATTACCATTTGTGAGCAAAACACATCTTGCAAATAAACCACAATCACTTCTACAAAAAGGAGATTTTGTTTTTGCAGATACTTCTGAAGATATAGAGGGTTCTGGGAATTTTACAAGTATTCAATCTAATACACCAATTTTTGCAGGATACCACACAATCACTTTAAAACCAAAAAATTATAAAATTAATTCTTTGTATTTTTCATTTTTGTTTGATTCTGTATTTACAAGAAATCAAATAAGAAAAGGAGTTAGTGGGGTAAAGGTTTTTAGTATTACAAAGTCTATCTTAAAAGAAGCACAATGCCTTATCCCACCCCTAAAAGAGCAAGAGCAAATTGCACAATTTTTAGATTCTAAAATCTCTAAGATAGATAAAATCATAGAAAAAACCAAAAAACAAATAAAACTTATAAAAGAATACAAAAATACGCTTATAAATCAAGCAATTTGTGGTAGGATTAACTTATAA
- the guaA gene encoding glutamine-hydrolyzing GMP synthase, whose protein sequence is MKNFITYEIDKIRKITGILSQTPTFQRTEDRVQQEQIFALWQESFTKAHGFMGAKLLEHIATTLKQRIHNSEHFFARKDDVGNVSAFGFCVYVKDTSGYRCNFECYIIDRNLTQKEVTQSFLDTLMQFQNAQSFHTQWDTHDKKGLKVFSELGFEKGVVCGDMVELGLDCVATNTAPLQRCSWIYQGYNASDKATQKLYQDYHDFEWGIPQHDDKRLFEQLVLEGMQAGLSWITILKKREAFRAAFDAFDPHIVATYDEAKIQELMENPGIIRNRAKIESAINNAKRFLEIEREFGSFAKFLWGYVDNTPIINHFESLEEIPTHTPLSDTIANDLKKRGFSFVGSTGIYAFMQSVGLVCDHLTSCAFGYADKAKPHKVLCAVSGGVDSSVVATLLYRAIGENLIPIFVDTGLLRKGEREAVEKMFRENLRVPLITIDASEEFLGLLKGVRDPESKRKIIGETFIKVFEREARAHNANGEIKFLAQGTLYPDVIESVSVKGPSKTIKSHHNVGGLPEWMKFELIEPLRELFKDEVRALGRELGMPESMLMRHPFPGPGLAIRIMGEVNQADLDLLKEADCIFIEELHKWNLYDSVWQAFCVLLNVKSVGVMGDNRTYDNTICVRAVEALDGMTATFSHLPHEFLESVSNRIINEVEGINRVVYDITSKPPGTIEWE, encoded by the coding sequence ATGAAAAATTTTATCACCTATGAGATAGATAAGATTCGTAAAATCACAGGGATACTATCCCAAACACCCACATTCCAACGCACCGAGGATCGCGTGCAACAAGAGCAAATTTTTGCCCTATGGCAAGAAAGCTTCACAAAAGCACACGGATTTATGGGAGCAAAATTATTAGAGCATATTGCCACGACGCTAAAACAACGCATTCATAATTCAGAGCATTTTTTTGCCAGAAAAGATGATGTAGGAAATGTAAGTGCCTTTGGCTTTTGCGTGTATGTAAAGGATACAAGTGGCTATCGGTGCAATTTTGAGTGTTATATCATCGATAGAAATCTAACACAAAAAGAAGTAACGCAATCTTTTTTAGATACGCTTATGCAATTCCAAAATGCACAGAGCTTCCACACACAATGGGATACACACGACAAAAAAGGGCTAAAGGTTTTTAGCGAACTTGGTTTTGAAAAAGGTGTGGTGTGTGGTGATATGGTGGAGTTAGGTTTGGATTGTGTAGCAACGAATACAGCGCCACTACAACGATGCAGTTGGATTTATCAAGGGTATAATGCCTCTGATAAAGCCACACAAAAGCTTTATCAAGATTATCACGATTTTGAGTGGGGCATTCCACAGCACGATGACAAGCGACTTTTTGAGCAACTTGTGCTAGAGGGTATGCAAGCAGGGCTTTCGTGGATCACGATACTTAAAAAACGCGAGGCTTTTAGGGCAGCCTTTGATGCCTTTGATCCTCATATTGTAGCCACTTATGATGAGGCAAAGATACAAGAACTTATGGAAAATCCAGGTATTATCCGCAATCGTGCTAAGATAGAATCTGCTATCAACAATGCCAAAAGATTCTTAGAGATTGAGCGTGAGTTTGGGAGCTTTGCGAAGTTTCTTTGGGGTTATGTAGATAATACACCAATTATCAATCATTTTGAGAGTTTGGAGGAGATTCCCACACATACGCCACTTTCTGACACAATCGCAAATGATCTCAAAAAGCGCGGCTTTAGCTTTGTAGGAAGCACAGGGATTTATGCCTTTATGCAGTCTGTGGGGCTTGTGTGCGATCATTTGACAAGCTGTGCATTTGGGTATGCAGATAAAGCCAAACCTCACAAGGTGCTTTGTGCAGTGAGTGGTGGAGTGGATTCTAGTGTCGTAGCTACATTGCTTTATCGTGCGATTGGGGAAAACCTTATCCCTATTTTTGTGGATACGGGGCTTTTACGCAAAGGCGAGAGAGAAGCCGTGGAGAAAATGTTTAGGGAAAACTTGCGTGTGCCACTTATCACCATTGATGCAAGTGAAGAGTTTTTGGGATTGCTTAAAGGTGTGCGAGATCCTGAGAGTAAGCGTAAAATCATCGGTGAGACTTTTATCAAGGTGTTTGAGCGTGAGGCTAGAGCGCACAATGCCAATGGCGAGATAAAATTCCTCGCACAAGGCACGCTGTATCCTGATGTGATTGAATCTGTGAGCGTGAAAGGACCAAGCAAAACGATAAAATCTCATCACAATGTAGGGGGCTTGCCTGAATGGATGAAATTTGAGCTAATCGAGCCACTAAGGGAGCTTTTCAAAGATGAGGTGAGGGCTTTGGGGCGAGAGCTTGGTATGCCAGAATCTATGCTTATGCGTCACCCATTCCCAGGACCAGGACTTGCTATTCGTATTATGGGAGAAGTCAATCAAGCGGATTTGGATCTTTTGAAAGAAGCGGATTGTATTTTTATAGAAGAGTTGCATAAGTGGAATCTATATGATAGCGTGTGGCAGGCATTTTGTGTGCTTTTGAATGTCAAGAGTGTGGGGGTAATGGGCGATAACCGCACTTATGATAACACAATCTGTGTGCGTGCGGTAGAAGCGCTTGATGGAATGACAGCGACTTTTTCGCATTTGCCTCACGAATTTTTAGAATCTGTGTCTAATCGTATCATTAATGAAGTAGAGGGCATAAACCGCGTCGTATATGACATTACTTCTAAACCCCCGGGAACGATTGAGTGGGAGTGA
- a CDS encoding HTH domain-containing protein, which produces MAKMTFLELAKQILQEAKRPMTYQQIWDLAAQKELTQSLDSTGKTPWQTLAAQLYLNIKRQDSIFFIATKRPTTFWLKSRKDELKEDVQELITKEETESLKNTKYKERDLHPLLVYYLANATEFRLQCKTIYHEKSKKQISGKDKWENPDIVGVYIPFNDYEPQTLEILKHINHNVCSLFSFELKVKVNFGNLKESYFQAVSNSSWANEGYLVIFEDIEDDVLEELRRLNASFGIGVIKLEANPLDSRVLLSAKRSEIDLQTMDRLVDSNPNFREFVADINKQIKAGADTKIQACFDEALEEEALEKYLKNTIYLD; this is translated from the coding sequence ATGGCAAAAATGACATTTTTGGAGTTAGCAAAGCAGATTTTGCAAGAAGCTAAGCGACCTATGACTTACCAACAAATATGGGATCTAGCTGCACAAAAGGAACTTACGCAATCCTTAGACAGCACAGGCAAAACGCCTTGGCAAACCTTAGCAGCACAACTTTATCTCAATATTAAAAGGCAAGATTCTATCTTTTTCATTGCCACCAAGCGACCTACCACCTTTTGGCTCAAATCTCGCAAAGATGAACTCAAAGAAGATGTGCAAGAACTCATCACCAAAGAAGAGACAGAAAGCCTAAAAAACACCAAGTATAAAGAGCGAGATTTGCACCCTTTACTTGTGTATTATCTCGCAAATGCAACTGAATTTAGATTGCAATGCAAAACAATCTATCACGAAAAAAGCAAAAAACAAATAAGTGGCAAAGACAAATGGGAAAACCCAGATATTGTGGGCGTTTATATACCTTTTAATGATTATGAACCCCAAACCCTTGAAATCCTCAAACATATCAATCACAATGTGTGCAGCCTCTTTTCGTTTGAATTAAAAGTCAAGGTAAATTTTGGGAATCTAAAAGAATCTTATTTCCAAGCAGTCTCTAATTCTAGTTGGGCAAATGAAGGTTATTTGGTGATTTTTGAAGACATAGAAGATGATGTGCTAGAGGAATTAAGGCGACTTAATGCAAGTTTTGGGATAGGAGTGATTAAGCTAGAGGCAAATCCTTTGGATTCTCGAGTGTTGTTGTCGGCAAAAAGAAGCGAGATTGATTTGCAAACTATGGATAGACTTGTGGATTCAAATCCTAATTTTAGGGAGTTTGTAGCGGATATCAACAAACAAATCAAAGCCGGAGCGGATACAAAAATCCAAGCTTGTTTTGATGAGGCGCTAGAGGAAGAAGCCCTAGAAAAATATCTCAAAAACACCATATATTTAGACTAA